A genome region from Glycine max cultivar Williams 82 chromosome 5, Glycine_max_v4.0, whole genome shotgun sequence includes the following:
- the LOC100776934 gene encoding pentatricopeptide repeat-containing protein At5g40400, whose protein sequence is MIRRPSIYVPTLSQSMFFSSSSSLIALHDSHSKSTLSPFYNLLPPTQNPNNIVNLISSILKHKSSNLSLLHSSNNDIKGILPHMGPHEISRILLRCQSDHSSVLTFFNWVKNDLNITPTLHNYCVIVHILAWSRVFSHAMNLLSELIQLVEVEGVCVPPNDGIYENLVECTEDCNWNPAIFDMLIKAYVKAGMVEKGLATFRRNIEACFIPNVIACNCLLSGLSRFNYIGQCWAVYEEMGRLGIHRNAYTFNIMTHVLCKDGDTDKVTRFLDKMEEEGFEPDLVTYNTLVNSYCKKRRLEDAFYLYKIMYIRGVMPNLITHTVLMNGLCEEGKVKEAHQLFHQMVHRGIDPDVVSYNTLVSGYCREGKMQMCRSLLHEMIGNGICPDSVTCRLIVEGFARDGKLLSALNTVVELKRFRIKIPEDLYDYLIVALCIEGRPFAARSFLLRISQDGYMPKINTYNKLVESLCKFNNVEEALILKSEMVKRSMILNLVAYRAVISCLCRVNRTLEAEGLLEEMVSSGILPDVEISRALINGYCEENKVDKAVSLLKFFANEFQVYDTESYNAVVKVFCDVGNVAELLELQDKLLKVGYVSNRLTCKYVIHGLQKAMEQDDEMLGHDMLEV, encoded by the coding sequence ATGATTCGTCGACCTTCAATCTATGTTCCCACACTGTCACAATCTATGTtcttttcttcatcttcttctctaaTCGCTCTTCACGATTCTCACTCCAAATCCACTTTGAGCCCCTTTTACAATCTCCTTCCTCCTACCCAGAACCCCAATAACATCGTCAACCTCATCTCTTCCATCCTCAAACACAAAAGTTCCAACCTTTCCCTTCTCCATAGTAGTAATAATGACATCAAAGGAATTCTCCCCCACATGGGTCCCCATGAAATCTCAAGGATCCTTCTCAGATGCCAGTCTGATCACTCTTCAGTTCTTACCTTCTTCAATTGGGTCAAAAATGATTTGAACATCACACCAACTCTGCACAACTATTGTGTAATTGTTCACATACTTGCTTGGTCTAGAGTGTTCTCTCATGCCATGAACTTGTTGTCTGAGTTGATACAATTGGTTGAGGTTGAGGGTGTTTGTGTTCCTCCAAATGATGGCATTTATGAGAATCTCGTGGAGTGTACTGAGGATTGTAATTGGAACCCTGCGATCTTTGATATGCTTATCAAGGCTTATGTGAAGGCTGGTATGGTTGAGAAGGGTTTGGCTACTTTTAGGAGGAACATTGAGGCTTGTTTTATCCCCAATGTGATTGCTTGCAATTGTCTGCTGAGTGGGTTGTCTAGGTTTAATTATATTGGTCAGTGTTGGGCAGTGTATGAGGAGATGGGAAGACTTGGAATACATAGGAATGCTTATACTTTCAATATTATGACCCATGTTTTGTGCAAAGATGGAGATACTGATAAGGTGACCAGATTCCTGGATAAGATGGAGGAAGAAGGATTTGAACCTGACTTGGTCACATATAACACGCTCGTTAATAGCTATTGTAAGAAGAGGAGGTTGGAGGATGCATTTTACCTGTACAAGATCATGTACATTAGAGGCGTGATGCCTAATTTGATTACACACACGGTCTTGATGAATGGCCTTTGCGAAGAAGGGAAGGTCAAGGAGGCTCATCAACTTTTTCATCAGATGGTTCACAGAGGGATTGATCCAGACGTTGTGTCATATAATACTCTTGTGTCTGGTTATTGCAGAGAAGGCAAGATGCAAATGTGTAGATCACTGTTGCATGAAATGATAGGAAATGGGATTTGTCCTGACAGTGTCACCTGTCGGCTTATAGTTGAAGGATTTGCTAGGGATGGAAAGCTGCTGTCAGCCTTGAATACGGTTGTGGAGCTTAAGAGATTTAGAATTAAGATTCCTGAAGATTTATATGATTATCTTATAGTTGCATTGTGTATTGAAGGTCGACCATTTGCTGCTAGAAGTTTTCTGCTTAGGATATCTCAAGATGGCTATATGCCTAAAATAAACACTTACAATAAACTGGTTGAGTCACTATGTAAATTCAATAATGTGGAAGAGGCATTAATTTTGAAATCTGAGATGGTAAAGAGGAGCATGATACTGAATCTTGTTGCCTATAGAGCTGTTATAAGCTGCTTGTGTAGAGTAAACAGGACTTTGGAGGCTGAAGGTTTGTTGGAGGAAATGGTTAGTTCAGGTATTCTACCTGATGTAGAAATAAGCAGGGCATTAATAAATGGGTATTGTGAGGAAAATAAGGTTGATAAAGCTGTGTCAttattgaaattctttgccAATGAATTTCAAGTTTACGATACTGAAAGCTACAATGCAGTTGTTAAAGTCTTTTGTGATGTTGGTAATGTGGCCGAGTTGTTGGAGCTTCAGGATAAGCTGCTCAAGGTGGGGTATGTTTCAAATAGGTTAACATGCAAGTATGTGATCCATGGATTGCAGAAAGCTATGGAACAAGATGATGAGATGTTGGGTCACGATATGCTTGAAGTCTAA